A window from Limosilactobacillus panis encodes these proteins:
- a CDS encoding transposase, which translates to MNIIRQKNTENELHNIVHQFTSLIGLSKLTKLVNYRRNSEISLMKVIEWLLTTKFLGRSLYRAHETPNFTSRTVRNNLNDGRINWQRLICQVGSHLIKHLRPFIDRRRRLALIIDDTLFSREYATQTELLARVFDHDKQLYIKGYRALTLGWSDANTFLPINFALMSSKKPQNVLGKSAKTTDQRTIAGRRRRQAQQKMNLVSLQLVKQALANGVLADYVLFDSWYSSPKMFYELTKLGLNGVGMLKRSSKIYYQYRGRQYSVKALYKRLQASKYQPKQAYQYSCFVEAHVGNQKFKLRLVFVANRARQDDYLVLATTQLGLQPQEIIQLYARRWQIENYFKVAKQYLRLDKSQVQNYDGLCGHLAIVMMTYDLLAWQERQNQDDRTIGDLFFIMNEAMPDIELSQALVWLLNSLKTIINHEVYARRAQIIQMMNQFFTFLPKRLVSLLTAS; encoded by the coding sequence ATGAATATTATAAGACAAAAAAATACAGAAAACGAGCTTCACAATATTGTTCATCAATTTACTTCCCTCATTGGTCTATCTAAACTCACCAAGTTGGTGAATTATCGCCGGAATTCAGAAATCAGCTTGATGAAGGTCATTGAATGGCTGCTCACGACAAAGTTCCTGGGGCGCTCGCTTTATCGAGCCCATGAAACACCTAACTTTACCAGTCGCACCGTCAGAAATAATTTGAACGATGGCCGGATCAATTGGCAACGCTTGATTTGTCAAGTTGGGAGTCATTTAATCAAGCATTTACGACCGTTTATTGACCGCCGGCGGCGGTTAGCATTGATCATTGACGATACACTCTTTTCCCGTGAGTACGCCACCCAAACCGAATTACTAGCGCGAGTCTTTGACCATGACAAACAGTTATATATTAAGGGATACCGGGCTTTAACTTTGGGTTGGAGTGACGCCAATACATTCTTACCGATCAACTTTGCATTAATGTCTTCCAAGAAGCCACAAAACGTCCTTGGAAAATCAGCTAAAACAACCGATCAACGAACAATTGCTGGCCGGAGACGTCGCCAAGCACAGCAAAAAATGAACCTCGTTTCATTGCAGCTTGTCAAGCAAGCCCTCGCAAATGGCGTTCTAGCTGACTATGTGTTATTTGATAGCTGGTATAGCTCACCAAAAATGTTCTATGAATTAACCAAGTTGGGATTAAACGGCGTGGGCATGCTTAAACGGTCCAGCAAAATTTACTATCAATATCGCGGACGGCAATATTCAGTTAAAGCATTATACAAGCGACTGCAGGCCTCAAAATATCAACCCAAGCAAGCTTATCAATACAGCTGCTTTGTCGAAGCGCACGTCGGGAACCAAAAATTCAAGCTTCGCTTGGTATTTGTGGCTAATCGGGCCCGTCAAGATGACTACCTAGTACTGGCAACGACTCAGTTAGGCCTTCAGCCACAAGAGATCATTCAACTATACGCCCGAAGATGGCAAATTGAGAATTACTTTAAAGTTGCCAAGCAATACTTGCGGCTCGACAAATCACAAGTTCAAAATTATGACGGGCTTTGTGGCCATTTAGCAATTGTCATGATGACTTATGACCTATTAGCTTGGCAGGAACGGCAAAATCAGGATGATCGCACCATTGGGGATTTATTCTTTATAATGAACGAAGCCATGCCAGATATTGAGTTGTCTCAAGCACTGGTATGGCTTCTAAATTCGTTAAAAACGATTATTAATCATGAAGTTTATGCAAGAAGAGCCCAAATTATTCAGATGATGAATCAGTTCTTCACATTTTTGCCGAAACGGTTAGTTTCGCTGTTAACAGCAAGCTAA
- a CDS encoding recombinase family protein, producing MALVFYARVSSKGQNLARQLARAKEVEADKVFTDKFSGKNTNRSGLHSLLNYVREGDTVEVVSLDRLSRNYKDIQRLVQELKNKGVSLIVDDLPQTHTGNNLVDQFMLDMMINLMGFVAQNEREKIRERQRQGIEQAKKRGAYKGRPTKFSEDSSDREGRLVFESIKKDYQAGNYKSKAGLARKYGLSRQQLYRIIKRIDQAS from the coding sequence ATGGCATTAGTCTTTTATGCCAGGGTATCTAGTAAGGGGCAAAATTTAGCACGGCAATTGGCTAGAGCTAAAGAAGTTGAAGCAGATAAAGTCTTTACCGATAAGTTTTCTGGCAAGAATACTAACAGGTCAGGGCTTCATTCTCTGCTGAATTACGTTAGAGAGGGCGACACGGTAGAGGTTGTTAGTCTTGACCGATTGAGCCGTAATTACAAAGACATTCAGCGCCTAGTACAGGAACTAAAGAATAAAGGTGTAAGTCTGATTGTTGACGACCTACCGCAAACCCATACTGGCAACAATCTTGTTGACCAATTCATGCTGGACATGATGATTAATCTTATGGGTTTTGTGGCCCAGAACGAGCGTGAGAAGATTAGAGAGCGTCAGCGTCAAGGTATCGAGCAGGCCAAGAAGCGTGGTGCTTACAAAGGTCGTCCTACTAAGTTTTCCGAAGATAGTTCAGACCGTGAAGGTAGGCTAGTCTTTGAAAGTATCAAGAAGGATTACCAAGCTGGCAATTATAAGAGTAAGGCAGGTCTAGCTCGTAAGTATGGACTTTCACGGCAACAGCTTTATCGGATTATTAAGCGTATTGACCAAGCAAGTTGA
- a CDS encoding PAS domain-containing protein — protein sequence MAEESKTVDIKDMLHFKTGNIALPVLETILNTIPFELGFCDENDEFQWFTDNGHRVYKRSKETLGKNVLGLHHGGARPQVQELLKQFHAGTKDNFEFLLDLDGRKIYISFYAVHDENGKYLGCFDFTGDITELQQMKETAKVIPPMDAIKAKEAAEKSTDKD from the coding sequence ATGGCTGAAGAATCAAAGACCGTTGATATAAAAGATATGTTACATTTTAAAACTGGTAATATTGCCTTACCTGTTTTGGAAACAATTCTGAATACGATTCCCTTTGAATTGGGATTTTGTGACGAGAATGATGAATTTCAATGGTTCACTGATAATGGACATCGGGTCTACAAACGTTCTAAAGAGACCCTTGGTAAAAACGTTTTAGGCCTACATCATGGCGGCGCCCGCCCACAGGTTCAAGAATTATTGAAACAATTTCATGCTGGTACAAAGGATAATTTTGAATTTTTACTAGATCTTGATGGTCGTAAAATTTATATTTCTTTTTATGCAGTTCATGATGAGAATGGTAAATACCTTGGTTGTTTTGACTTTACAGGGGACATCACTGAGTTACAACAAATGAAAGAAACTGCTAAGGTGATTCCACCTATGGATGCCATTAAAGCTAAAGAAGCTGCTGAAAAATCGACAGATAAAGATTAA
- a CDS encoding cold-shock protein, with the protein MQNGTVKWFNADKGFGFISGSDGKDVFVHFSSIKTNGFKSLEEGQKVSYDVEQEDRGPKATNVVPQ; encoded by the coding sequence ATGCAAAATGGTACTGTAAAATGGTTTAATGCTGATAAGGGCTTTGGGTTTATCTCTGGTTCAGATGGTAAAGATGTATTCGTACACTTTTCATCAATTAAAACTAACGGTTTTAAGAGTCTTGAGGAAGGGCAAAAAGTTAGTTACGATGTTGAACAAGAAGATCGAGGACCTAAAGCGACTAATGTTGTTCCACAATAA